The Lysobacter capsici genome has a segment encoding these proteins:
- a CDS encoding sulfatase-like hydrolase/transferase, protein MASSPSPSATPDASTEPDTVAKPNILIILVDQLRFPRYAYGAQGGFVDDLKDIVGFQGEPDADNDYRQYFPGLWSLRKHSVVLRKHTIASSACIPSRTALMTGQYGARTGVTQTDGLFKNGDAAAFPWLAADGIPTLGHWFRGAGYKTHYFGKWHVSNPPEHSLQRYGFDDWELSWPEPHGSSINNLGAYRDVGFRDLVCGFLRGQGLGLPYNRQLAQHDQSKPLTPDPSTQPKPWLAVASFANPHDIATYPGLPRGLDPEAKPIGPLMVPAQGTWSNTPTAGTLSLNLNPLAFPQDNANVPPSLGDPLTNKPACQFDYAYKMGLALASKTGLSAQQQAGLDAVNAALLSGIPFQLTADPHNAALRFVQYYAWLQHLVDGHIRSVLDALDESGQRDNTIVVFMADHGEYGGAHNYMIEKWHTAYQEALHVPVVIQSAKLNIEPDMRQIDALTSHVDIVPTLLGLAGLSEQDVARIGEELRQTRPVPPFPGVDLTPVIRGTQSEPTRPDGQVREGVLFVTDDEITERLHGDADPHQVHSDREFKIFLEMVDVVRDGGSKLPFNGPVPQLAPGPVRQPNHVRCVRSGEWKLVRYWDPNQIEADEWELYDLQHDGCEMTNLLVTNASFPTPIAQLPSYYTDAGIVDTANRLNRLLQRYEAEMLSMPETV, encoded by the coding sequence ATGGCCAGCTCGCCCAGCCCATCCGCCACGCCCGACGCATCCACCGAACCCGACACCGTCGCAAAACCCAACATCCTGATCATCCTCGTCGACCAACTGCGCTTCCCGCGCTACGCCTACGGCGCCCAAGGCGGCTTCGTCGACGACCTCAAGGACATCGTCGGCTTCCAGGGCGAACCCGACGCCGACAACGATTACCGCCAGTACTTCCCCGGCCTGTGGTCGCTGCGCAAACATTCGGTGGTGCTGCGCAAACACACGATCGCCTCCTCCGCGTGCATTCCCAGCCGCACCGCCCTGATGACCGGCCAGTACGGTGCGCGCACCGGCGTGACCCAGACCGACGGACTGTTCAAGAACGGCGACGCCGCGGCATTTCCGTGGCTGGCCGCCGACGGCATCCCCACGCTCGGCCACTGGTTCCGCGGCGCGGGCTACAAGACCCATTACTTCGGCAAGTGGCACGTCAGCAATCCGCCCGAGCATTCGCTGCAGCGCTACGGCTTCGACGATTGGGAACTGTCGTGGCCCGAACCGCACGGTTCGAGCATCAACAACCTCGGCGCGTACCGCGATGTCGGTTTCCGCGATCTGGTCTGCGGTTTTCTGCGCGGCCAGGGCCTCGGGCTGCCGTACAACCGCCAACTCGCCCAGCACGATCAAAGCAAACCGTTGACGCCCGACCCGAGCACGCAGCCCAAGCCCTGGCTAGCGGTCGCCTCGTTCGCCAATCCACACGACATCGCGACCTATCCGGGCCTGCCGCGCGGACTCGATCCCGAGGCCAAGCCGATCGGCCCGCTGATGGTTCCGGCCCAGGGCACCTGGAGCAACACACCGACCGCCGGCACCCTGAGCCTGAACCTCAATCCGCTCGCGTTTCCGCAGGACAACGCCAACGTGCCGCCGAGCCTGGGCGATCCGCTGACCAACAAGCCGGCCTGCCAGTTCGATTACGCCTACAAGATGGGCCTGGCGCTCGCGTCCAAGACCGGCTTGTCGGCGCAACAACAGGCGGGGCTGGATGCGGTCAACGCGGCCTTGCTGTCGGGCATTCCGTTCCAGCTGACCGCCGATCCGCACAACGCCGCGCTGCGGTTCGTGCAGTACTACGCGTGGTTGCAGCATCTGGTCGACGGCCATATCCGAAGCGTGCTCGACGCACTCGACGAATCGGGCCAGCGCGACAACACCATCGTGGTGTTCATGGCCGACCACGGCGAATACGGCGGCGCGCACAACTACATGATCGAGAAGTGGCATACCGCGTATCAGGAAGCGCTGCACGTGCCGGTAGTGATCCAGTCGGCGAAGCTCAACATCGAACCCGACATGCGTCAGATCGATGCGTTGACCAGCCATGTCGACATCGTGCCGACCCTGCTCGGCCTGGCCGGCCTGAGCGAACAGGACGTCGCGCGCATCGGCGAAGAGCTGCGCCAGACCCGGCCGGTGCCGCCGTTCCCCGGCGTCGATCTGACGCCGGTGATCCGCGGCACCCAGAGCGAGCCGACGCGGCCCGACGGCCAGGTGCGCGAAGGCGTCCTGTTCGTCACCGACGACGAAATCACCGAACGTCTGCACGGCGATGCCGATCCGCATCAAGTGCATTCGGACCGCGAATTCAAGATCTTCCTGGAGATGGTCGACGTGGTTCGCGACGGCGGCAGCAAACTGCCGTTCAACGGCCCGGTGCCGCAGCTCGCGCCCGGCCCGGTGCGGCAACCCAACCACGTGCGCTGCGTGCGTTCGGGCGAATGGAAACTGGTCCGCTACTGGGATCCGAACCAGATCGAGGCCGACGAATGGGAACTGTACGACCTGCAGCACGACGGCTGCGAGATGACCAATCTGCTGGTCACCAACGCCAGCTTCCCGACCCCGATCGCGCAGCTGCCGTCGTATTACACCGATGCCGGCATCGTCGACACCGCCAATCGCCTGAACCGATTATTGCAGCGTTACGAGGCCGAAATGCTGTCGATGCCGGAAACGGTTTGA
- a CDS encoding dipeptide epimerase encodes MPKLAASSRLQLALAIEPLPLKTPFRIAGHRFDAMPALTAILSDARCYGRGEACGVYYLDDRPETMHATLQAHRDAIEDGIDRQQLRALLPAGGARNAIDCALWELQAQREGRPVWALARMPQPRPRVTTFTLGADDPATVAANALAYAQARALKLKLDGDLDSDIERVRAARRARPDTTLSVDANQAYRLDTIAPLIAALVDHGVSLLEQPFARGREADLDALDCPIDIAADESVQGLDEVDALRGRVDVINIKLDKCGGLTEALLMVERARALGMKTMVGNMLGTSWAAAPAFVLAQVCDVVDLDGPIFLAGDRAQAVVYRDGHIDCPAQVWGSGVADGGVALERDAVIATHAPSS; translated from the coding sequence ATGCCGAAGCTCGCCGCCTCGTCCCGTCTGCAGCTCGCGCTGGCGATCGAACCGTTGCCGTTGAAAACGCCGTTCCGCATCGCCGGCCATCGCTTCGATGCGATGCCGGCGCTGACCGCGATCCTCAGCGACGCGCGTTGTTACGGCCGCGGCGAAGCCTGCGGCGTCTACTACCTCGACGATCGCCCCGAGACGATGCACGCCACTTTGCAGGCGCATCGCGACGCGATCGAGGACGGCATCGACCGCCAGCAACTGCGCGCGTTGCTGCCCGCGGGCGGCGCGCGCAACGCGATCGACTGCGCGCTGTGGGAACTGCAGGCGCAGCGCGAAGGCCGGCCGGTGTGGGCGCTGGCGCGGATGCCGCAACCGCGCCCGCGCGTCACCACCTTCACCCTCGGCGCCGACGATCCGGCGACCGTGGCCGCCAATGCACTGGCGTATGCGCAGGCGCGCGCGCTCAAGCTCAAACTCGACGGCGACCTCGACAGCGATATCGAACGCGTCCGCGCCGCGCGCCGCGCGCGTCCCGACACCACGCTGAGCGTCGACGCGAATCAGGCTTATCGCCTGGACACCATCGCGCCGCTGATCGCGGCCCTGGTCGATCACGGCGTCAGCCTGCTCGAGCAGCCGTTCGCGCGCGGTCGCGAGGCCGATCTGGACGCGCTCGATTGCCCGATCGACATCGCCGCCGACGAAAGCGTCCAGGGCCTCGACGAGGTCGACGCGCTGCGAGGCCGGGTCGATGTCATCAACATCAAGCTGGACAAATGCGGCGGCCTGACCGAGGCGCTGCTGATGGTCGAACGCGCGCGCGCGCTCGGCATGAAGACCATGGTCGGCAACATGCTCGGCACCAGCTGGGCCGCCGCGCCGGCGTTCGTGCTCGCGCAGGTGTGCGATGTGGTCGATCTCGACGGCCCGATCTTTCTCGCCGGCGATCGCGCGCAGGCGGTCGTCTATCGCGACGGCCATATCGATTGCCCCGCGCAGGTGTGGGGCAGCGGTGTCGCCGATGGCGGCGTCGCGCTCGAACGCGATGCCGTCATCGCGACCCACGCGCCTTCGTCTTGA
- a CDS encoding acyl-CoA dehydrogenase: MSSSPLIDRRHLDFMLYELLRVDTLTGYARYAEHSRETFDAAIELAHQLAVSKFLPHNRKSDLHEPHMVDGKVELIPEIGEGLRAFNEAGFMAVLADYDDGGMQLPFVIGAVCDCMFSAANPSTVAYPALARGAANLLEAYGDEQQKRLYMKPIVDGRYYGTMCLSEPQAGSSLADIKTVAEPQADGSYRLSGAKMWISAGDHELGENIVHLVLAKIPGGPAGVRGISLFIVPRWRVDDDGVRTQRNDVRLAGLNHKMGQRGSVNTFLKFGEAGDCHGYLVGEPHQGLSYMFHMMNEERIGVGLGAVQQGSMAYLYSLQYARERHQGRHPDQKDPSSAPVALIEHADVRRMLLQQKCWVEGAQALGFYTALLVDQGRDPDETVRNESHLLLDLLTPIIKAWGSDYSLKANELAIQILGGYGYTREYPVEQCYRDNRINPIHEGTNGIQALDLLGRKAMMHNGAALKLLLREIGLTCADAGSLSELSALAAQLQAGAKLAGETTLAVGRRMAAGEVRLALANAGHYMTLLGHLTIAWLWLRQAAIAQRALAGANAADTAFYLGKLQACRFFFATELPQIELAARLVGEAEPSAYEMRAEWF; this comes from the coding sequence ATGAGCTCCAGCCCCCTGATCGACCGCCGCCACCTCGATTTCATGCTGTACGAATTGCTGCGCGTGGACACCCTGACCGGTTACGCGCGCTACGCCGAGCACAGCCGCGAAACCTTCGACGCGGCGATCGAGCTGGCGCACCAGCTCGCGGTCAGCAAGTTCCTGCCGCACAACCGCAAAAGCGATCTGCACGAGCCGCATATGGTCGACGGCAAGGTCGAACTGATCCCGGAAATCGGCGAAGGCCTGCGCGCATTCAACGAAGCCGGTTTCATGGCGGTGCTGGCCGATTACGACGACGGCGGTATGCAGTTGCCGTTCGTGATCGGCGCGGTCTGCGACTGCATGTTCTCCGCGGCCAATCCGTCGACCGTGGCGTATCCGGCGCTGGCGCGCGGCGCGGCCAACCTGCTCGAAGCCTATGGCGACGAACAGCAGAAGCGCCTGTACATGAAGCCGATCGTCGACGGCCGCTACTACGGCACCATGTGCCTGTCCGAACCGCAGGCCGGTTCCTCGCTGGCCGACATCAAGACCGTCGCCGAACCGCAGGCCGACGGCAGCTATCGCCTCAGCGGCGCGAAGATGTGGATCTCGGCCGGCGATCATGAGCTGGGCGAGAACATCGTGCACTTGGTTCTCGCGAAAATTCCCGGCGGCCCGGCCGGCGTGCGCGGCATCAGCTTGTTCATCGTGCCGCGTTGGCGGGTCGACGACGATGGCGTCCGCACGCAACGCAACGACGTACGCCTGGCCGGGCTCAATCACAAGATGGGCCAACGCGGCAGCGTCAACACCTTCCTCAAGTTCGGCGAAGCCGGCGATTGCCACGGCTATCTGGTCGGCGAGCCGCATCAGGGCCTGAGTTACATGTTCCACATGATGAACGAGGAACGTATCGGCGTCGGCTTGGGCGCGGTGCAGCAAGGCAGCATGGCCTATCTGTACTCATTGCAGTACGCGCGCGAGCGGCATCAGGGCCGGCATCCCGATCAGAAGGATCCGAGCTCGGCGCCGGTGGCCTTGATCGAGCACGCCGATGTGCGGCGCATGCTGTTGCAGCAGAAGTGCTGGGTCGAAGGCGCGCAGGCGCTGGGCTTCTACACCGCGTTGCTGGTCGACCAGGGTCGCGATCCGGACGAGACCGTTCGCAACGAAAGCCATCTGTTGTTGGACCTGCTCACGCCGATCATCAAGGCCTGGGGCTCGGACTATTCGCTCAAGGCCAACGAACTGGCGATCCAGATTCTCGGCGGTTATGGCTATACCCGCGAGTATCCGGTCGAGCAGTGCTATCGCGACAACCGCATCAACCCGATCCACGAAGGCACCAATGGCATCCAGGCGCTGGACCTGCTCGGGCGCAAGGCGATGATGCACAACGGCGCGGCGTTGAAGTTGTTGCTGCGCGAGATCGGTTTGACATGTGCTGATGCTGGCTCGCTGTCGGAGCTTTCTGCGTTGGCAGCGCAGTTACAGGCTGGGGCGAAGCTGGCTGGGGAAACGACGCTGGCGGTGGGTCGGCGCATGGCCGCGGGCGAGGTTCGCCTGGCCTTGGCCAATGCGGGGCATTACATGACCTTGCTCGGGCATCTGACGATTGCGTGGTTGTGGTTGCGTCAGGCGGCGATCGCGCAGCGAGCGTTGGCGGGGGCGAATGCTGCCGATACGGCGTTTTATCTGGGCAAGTTGCAGGCTTGCCGGTTTTTCTTTGCTACCGAGTTGCCGCAGATTGAGTTGGCGGCTCGGTTGGTGGGGGAGGCTGAGCCTAGTGCTTATGAGATGCGTGCGGAGTGGTTTTGA
- a CDS encoding sensor histidine kinase produces MIKSFFFVARLAAAWFGLFVLLAMFASAVPALQHEDTGPLFLLALIVVAIVITHAFSHLRRVRLIAGEVNASALSNRQRRQIEMPFDADEAFDLLDAAVRELPRTFELESARDSLQVRAKVHRPGQQGRHALSPVTLYHWWLGTTRNQILATVTPGEGTSRITLICEPDTGAWSDWFRVDEGTNLENAEALVRAITRRVAERRRHERAAVTRTVVEKELAVAKLSLLHAQVEPHFLYNTLASAQYLARNDPPRADEMLGHLIDFLRRSLPRTEDSLSTLGDELDRSRAYLEILKLRMGDRLSLQLDVPEELRALPLPPMMLQTLVENAIKHGLEPKPGGGTVWILARRGEHSIAITVADDGLGFNAQTAGTGIGLRNLRERLHLVYGGGAVLSIVANFPNGVAATLTIPSLQQEEAEHA; encoded by the coding sequence GTGATCAAGAGTTTCTTCTTCGTCGCCCGCCTCGCCGCCGCCTGGTTCGGCCTGTTCGTGCTGCTGGCGATGTTCGCCTCGGCGGTGCCGGCATTGCAGCACGAGGACACCGGGCCGCTGTTCCTGCTGGCGCTGATCGTCGTCGCCATCGTCATCACCCACGCGTTCTCGCACCTGCGCCGGGTGCGCCTGATCGCCGGCGAGGTCAACGCCAGCGCCTTGTCCAACCGCCAGCGCCGCCAGATCGAGATGCCGTTCGATGCCGACGAGGCCTTCGACCTGCTCGACGCCGCCGTGCGCGAACTGCCGCGCACCTTCGAACTGGAAAGCGCGCGCGACAGTCTGCAGGTGCGCGCCAAGGTGCATCGTCCCGGCCAGCAAGGGCGCCACGCGCTCAGCCCGGTCACCCTGTACCACTGGTGGCTCGGCACCACCCGCAATCAGATCCTCGCCACCGTGACGCCGGGCGAAGGCACCAGCCGCATCACCCTGATCTGCGAACCCGATACCGGCGCGTGGAGCGACTGGTTCCGGGTCGACGAAGGCACCAACCTGGAAAACGCCGAAGCCCTGGTGCGCGCGATCACCCGCCGCGTCGCCGAGCGCCGCCGCCACGAACGCGCCGCGGTCACCCGCACCGTGGTCGAGAAGGAACTCGCGGTCGCCAAGCTGAGCCTGTTGCACGCCCAGGTCGAACCGCATTTTCTCTACAACACCCTGGCCAGCGCGCAGTACCTCGCGCGCAACGACCCGCCGCGCGCCGACGAAATGCTCGGCCACCTGATCGATTTCCTGCGCCGTTCGCTGCCGCGCACCGAGGACTCGCTGTCCACCCTGGGCGACGAACTCGATCGTTCGCGCGCTTATCTGGAAATCCTCAAGCTGCGCATGGGCGATCGCCTGAGCCTGCAACTGGACGTGCCCGAAGAACTGCGCGCCCTGCCGCTGCCGCCGATGATGCTGCAGACCCTGGTCGAGAACGCGATCAAGCACGGCCTGGAACCTAAGCCCGGCGGCGGCACCGTGTGGATCCTCGCGCGCCGCGGCGAGCATTCGATCGCGATCACCGTCGCCGACGACGGTCTGGGTTTCAATGCGCAGACCGCAGGCACCGGCATCGGCCTGCGCAACCTGCGCGAACGCCTGCACCTGGTTTATGGCGGCGGCGCCGTGTTGTCGATCGTCGCCAACTTCCCCAACGGCGTCGCCGCCACCCTGACCATCCCGTCCCTGCAACAAGAAGAAGCCGAACATGCCTAA
- a CDS encoding threonine aldolase family protein, which yields MDRRRFFALGGWAAAMPMLAHLGPAQARADAPRAGSKRVDFTSDGLGLDPVEYASVLHDTVAAGAVGADYYSNGGIVAELERSFAQMLGKQAAIFLPTGTLANQIAIRKLAGNDRRVLVQAESHLYNDSGDCAEVLSGLNLIPLAPGRASFELSQVRDWVERSAGGRVAMKVGAISIENPVRRMDHRMFEFAELERISAYAREQGIRLHLDGARLFNLPLHSGKSVREHAALFDTVYVSLWKHFNAASGAILAGDAAFIDGLYHTRRMFGGSLPQAWPEVALVPRYAPGFEADYANAWRVAEQLIALLQADPRFTAQRIADGTCRFVLKVAGVQPTALAERAAKRGVILPRAHPGSGDMPMQVNPTLLRVPAAQLARWLIEAANG from the coding sequence ATGGACCGACGCCGATTCTTCGCCCTGGGCGGGTGGGCGGCCGCGATGCCGATGCTGGCGCATCTGGGGCCGGCGCAGGCCAGGGCCGATGCGCCGCGCGCGGGATCCAAACGCGTGGATTTCACCAGCGACGGCCTGGGCCTGGACCCGGTCGAATACGCCAGCGTGTTGCACGACACCGTCGCCGCCGGCGCGGTCGGCGCGGACTATTACTCCAACGGCGGCATCGTCGCCGAGCTGGAGCGCAGCTTCGCGCAGATGCTCGGCAAACAGGCCGCGATCTTCCTGCCGACCGGCACGCTGGCGAACCAGATCGCGATCCGCAAACTCGCCGGCAACGACCGCCGCGTGCTGGTCCAGGCCGAAAGCCATCTGTACAACGACAGCGGCGATTGCGCCGAAGTGCTCAGCGGTCTGAATCTGATTCCGCTGGCGCCGGGCCGGGCCAGCTTCGAGCTGTCGCAGGTGCGCGACTGGGTCGAGCGCTCGGCCGGCGGCCGGGTCGCGATGAAGGTCGGCGCGATCTCGATCGAAAACCCGGTGCGACGGATGGATCACCGCATGTTCGAATTCGCCGAACTTGAACGCATCAGCGCCTATGCGCGCGAGCAGGGCATCCGCCTGCACCTCGACGGCGCGCGCTTGTTCAACCTGCCGCTGCATTCGGGCAAGAGCGTGCGCGAACACGCCGCGTTGTTCGATACCGTGTATGTCTCGCTGTGGAAGCACTTCAACGCCGCGTCCGGCGCGATTCTCGCCGGCGATGCGGCATTCATCGACGGCCTGTACCACACGCGCCGCATGTTCGGCGGATCGCTGCCGCAGGCGTGGCCGGAAGTGGCGCTGGTGCCGCGTTACGCGCCGGGCTTCGAAGCGGACTACGCGAACGCCTGGCGCGTGGCCGAGCAATTGATCGCGCTGTTGCAGGCCGATCCGCGTTTCACCGCGCAACGCATCGCCGACGGGACCTGCCGGTTCGTGTTGAAGGTCGCGGGCGTGCAGCCGACCGCGCTGGCCGAACGCGCGGCGAAGCGCGGGGTGATCCTGCCGCGCGCTCATCCGGGCAGCGGCGATATGCCGATGCAGGTCAATCCGACCTTGTTGCGGGTGCCGGCGGCGCAACTGGCGCGATGGTTGATCGAGGCCGCGAACGGTTGA
- a CDS encoding LytR/AlgR family response regulator transcription factor — MPKPLTAVIAEDEALLRQALVDALRSAWPDLRIVAECEDGAVALEALAEHRPDIAFLDIRMPGLSGLDVAVAATDVSPQTQVVFVTAYDQYAIDAFEHGAIDYLLKPVTPERLAVTVQRLQARGGAGFGGSEGEADALAVLSQRLAAQRAKASDKPALTWLTASAGRETRLILIDDVAYFRADNKYTTVVTAEGEALLRKPIRELLEVLDSNTFKQIHRSTIVNLKAIAGIVRDESGKGTVRLRNRPETLTVSQPFMALFRTM, encoded by the coding sequence ATGCCTAAGCCCCTCACCGCGGTGATCGCCGAAGACGAAGCGCTGCTGCGCCAGGCCCTGGTCGATGCCTTGCGCAGCGCATGGCCGGACCTGCGCATCGTCGCCGAATGCGAAGACGGCGCGGTCGCGCTCGAAGCGCTGGCCGAACATCGCCCCGACATCGCCTTCCTCGACATCCGCATGCCCGGCCTGAGCGGCCTGGACGTCGCGGTCGCCGCCACCGACGTCAGCCCCCAGACCCAGGTCGTGTTCGTCACCGCCTACGATCAATACGCGATCGACGCGTTCGAACACGGCGCGATCGACTACCTGCTCAAGCCGGTCACGCCCGAACGGCTCGCGGTCACCGTGCAGCGTCTGCAGGCGCGCGGCGGCGCGGGTTTCGGCGGAAGCGAAGGCGAGGCCGATGCGCTCGCCGTGCTTTCGCAACGCCTCGCCGCGCAGCGCGCCAAGGCCAGCGACAAGCCGGCGCTGACTTGGCTCACCGCCAGCGCCGGCCGCGAAACCCGGCTGATCCTGATCGACGACGTGGCCTACTTCCGCGCCGACAACAAGTACACCACCGTGGTCACCGCCGAAGGCGAGGCGCTGCTGCGCAAGCCGATCCGCGAACTGCTGGAAGTGCTCGACAGCAACACCTTCAAGCAGATCCATCGTTCGACCATCGTCAATCTCAAGGCCATCGCCGGCATCGTCCGCGACGAAAGCGGCAAAGGCACGGTGCGGTTGCGCAACCGGCCCGAGACCCTGACCGTCAGCCAGCCGTTCATGGCCCTGTTCCGCACGATGTGA
- a CDS encoding methyltransferase domain-containing protein, whose translation MIAPLQSLLAELERDPSWQAPGRLRERAEALDRIERAMLYLPTVAAGSVDPDQALLDRAQALQARLEAIDQEVYRDLREDLRSGAGARRLLQYASDGAGFDAAYDADGDAYDHLDALLSGVLQFEPPQADGIEPAAEMVFYQPTPARHIFDLIARLDLDAHDLLVDLGAGLGHVPLMVAACTPARSLGVELEPAYVEIARRSARGLNLDRADFVQADARAADLSAGTVFYLYTPFTGSVLRSVLDSLRGIARARPIRVCSLGPCTALIAAEPWLRSDDGLRGDRIVVWSSVREA comes from the coding sequence ATGATCGCTCCATTGCAGAGCCTGCTCGCCGAACTGGAACGCGATCCGTCGTGGCAGGCGCCCGGGCGATTGCGCGAGCGCGCCGAGGCGCTGGACCGGATCGAGCGCGCGATGTTGTATCTGCCGACGGTCGCGGCCGGAAGCGTCGATCCCGATCAGGCCTTGCTCGATCGCGCCCAGGCCTTGCAGGCCCGATTGGAAGCGATCGATCAGGAGGTGTACCGCGACCTGCGCGAAGACCTGCGTAGCGGTGCCGGCGCGCGACGGCTGTTGCAGTACGCGTCCGATGGCGCCGGCTTCGATGCGGCGTACGATGCCGACGGCGACGCTTACGATCACCTCGATGCGCTGCTGAGCGGTGTGTTGCAGTTCGAACCGCCGCAGGCCGACGGCATCGAGCCGGCCGCGGAAATGGTGTTCTACCAACCCACGCCCGCGCGGCATATCTTCGATCTGATCGCGCGATTGGATCTGGATGCGCACGATCTGCTGGTCGATCTGGGCGCGGGGCTGGGCCACGTGCCGCTGATGGTCGCCGCGTGTACGCCGGCGCGCAGCCTCGGCGTCGAGCTGGAGCCGGCCTATGTCGAGATCGCACGGCGCAGCGCGCGTGGCCTGAATCTGGACCGGGCCGATTTCGTCCAGGCCGATGCGCGCGCGGCCGATCTTTCCGCGGGCACGGTGTTCTATCTGTACACCCCGTTCACCGGCTCGGTATTGCGCAGCGTGCTCGATAGCTTGCGCGGGATCGCGCGTGCGCGTCCGATCCGGGTCTGCAGCCTGGGGCCGTGCACGGCGCTGATCGCCGCCGAGCCGTGGTTGCGCAGCGACGACGGTCTGCGCGGCGATCGGATCGTGGTATGGAGTAGCGTTCGCGAGGCTTGA